From the genome of Spinacia oleracea cultivar Varoflay chromosome 2, BTI_SOV_V1, whole genome shotgun sequence, one region includes:
- the LOC110805698 gene encoding uncharacterized mitochondrial protein AtMg00860-like encodes MYSVFKPLLRKCVLVFFDDIFVYSRTEDEHWAHLRQVFELMRLHKMFAKASKCSFAIDKVEYLGHFISAKGVETDPNKIATVESWPVPKTVKELRSFLGLAGYYRKFVKHYSLISKPLTDLLKKGAFAWSDEIHSAFTSLKQALVSAPVLAVPDFSKGFVVETDASKTGIGVVLMQENHPLAYISRTLWT; translated from the coding sequence ATGTATAGTGTGTTTAAACCCCTATTGAGGAagtgtgttttagttttctttgATGACATCTTCGTCTATAGTAGAACTGAAGATGAGCACTGGGCACATTTGAGACAAGTTTTTGAATTAATGAGGTTGCATAAGATGTTTGCTAAAGCCAGCAAGTGTAGCTTTGCCATAGATAAGGTGGAATACTTGGGTCATTTCATTTCTGCTAAGGGAGTTGAAACAGATCCAAACAAAATTGCTACTGTTGAGAGCTGGCCTGTGCCTAAAACAGTTAAAGAATTGAGAAGCTTCCTTGGTTTGGCAGGATATTACAGGAAATTTGTGAAACATTATTCCTTAATAAGTAAACCACTGACTGATCTATTGAAAAAGGGAGCCTTTGCTTGGTCAGATGAAATTCATTCTGCCTTTACATCTTTGAAACAAGCTCTGGTATCTGCTCCTGTGTTAGCTGTACCAGATTTTTCTAAGGGTTTTGTTGTGGAAACAGATGCATCTAAGACTGGAATTGGGGTTGTGTTAATGCAGGAGAATCACCCCTTAGCTTATATTAGCAGAACTCTTTGGACCTAA